Within the Bacteroidota bacterium genome, the region CGACGGCACCCGCACGGCGGGCGAGCGCTCCGAGACCCGCGCCTTCGCCCTCTACCGCTTCGTCCCCGGCATCGCGGACAACGGCGTGGGCCTCGTCGAGGTCGCGAGCGCGTCGGGCACCGACCCGTGCGCAGCCACCCCGGACGACGCGGGCTGCGCGGGCGACTTCGACGGTAACACCGTCTGGCACGACACCGACGCTACCGGCGACTACTACGTCTCCTCGGGCGGCAACACTGGCCTGCTCGGCGAACTGGTTCTCAACCGCGCCCTCGTGCAGGAGGACGAGGTCGAACTCCGCTTCACCGCCGCCTGCGCAGAACCCGGCGCCTGCCTCGCAACCTACCTCTCCTCCGGCGATGGCGAGATCCTCAGCGTTCCGTTCGAGGCATGGTACCTCGGCGACACGCCCGACGACCCCGCCGACGATGTCCGCATGCTCCCGTACTTCCGCGAGAGCGGCGACACGCCTATCACCGACTTCGCGGACACGTTCACCAGCACCGACAACTGGGCTGAGGGACCGGGCGCGCCCATCACCGAGCGCATCTTCCTCTACATGCCTGACCGCCCCGACGGCTATGCCCGCTTCAACGAGGCCGCACGCGGGTTCGGCGGCCCCGGCGCGACCTATGAACGCGACACCGACGGCGACACGCAAGAGGACATCGCGCCGCTCGACAACGAGCCCTGCCGCCTCCAGGGGATGTACACCGACTACTGCTATCAGGGCACTGGGCGCGACCGAGGCAACTCGCTCTACAACAACGTGGTCTTCGCCGACGCCTCGGGCGACGGCACCACGCCCGGTGTGGGCACGGTCATCCGGTTTGTGACAACGAAGCAGCAGGCGGTCTCGGACGAAGGGGGTACGCCGCAGCCGCAGACGCTCACGCTCGATGCCTACCCCAATCCGGTGCGCGGCACAGCAACACTCGCCTATACCCTGCCGGAATCGGGGCGTACGACGCTGGCCGTCTACGACGTGCTCGGCCGCCGCGTGGCCGTGGTGACGGACGCAACGCAAGCGGCCGGTGCGCACGTGGAGACGTTCGATACCCGGCGACTGGCGAGTGGCGTCTACGTGGCCGTTCTCACGACGGAGGCAGGGCAGCAGACGCGCCGTTTCACGGTGCTACGCTGACTGTGCTCCGCTGACCACACCGGGCCTCAGCCACGGAGCGTGCTCGCGTGCTTGGTGAGCTTGGCCACGAAGAACGCCTCCATCGTCGCGCTTGGAAGCACACGGACGGCCGCGCCGACCTCGTCGGGGAAGGCGCGGCCGTTCCACTCCGAGAGCGTTGGCTGCGTGTTTGGCAGCGCAAGCGCCTCGCCGTCGAGCGTGACAGGCAGCAGTTCGATGGCATCGCCGAAGGTGCGGAGTGCTTTAGCGAGCACAGCCTCGTTCTCTTCAGGCGCAAACGTGCACGTCGAGTAGACGAGCGTGCCGCCGGGCCGCAACGCCTGGATGCCGGAGAAGAGCAGCTTCTGCTGCTTGCTGCGCATCTCCTTGATCTTGCGGCGCGACCAGTAGCGCGTCGTCTCGGGCGTGTCCGTGCGAAAGCGGCCTTCCGTCGAGCACGGCGCGTCGAGGAGCACGCGGTCGAACGCCTCGGGCGAGCGGTGCCAGAAGCCTGCCCCGTTGGCACACACCGGCTCGGCGAGGGTGCTGCCCTGCTGCGCGAGGTTGTCACGGAGCTTGTAGTAGCGCTTGCGCACGACCTCGACGGCCACGATGCGTCCCTCGTCCTGCATCAGCGTCGCCAGTTGGCGCGTCTTGCTGCCTGGCGCCGCGCACAGGTCGAGGACCGTCTCGCCCGGCTGCGGGTCGAGGACGAGCGGCGGCAGCTGGCTCGCCAGGTTCTGGACGTAGACGTGGCCCTCGGCGTAGGGCGTGCCGTCGAGCAGCGCCGCGCGCTCTGCAGCCTCGACCCAGAAGCCGCCCGGGATGCCGTCGGCCGCGTGCGGATGCAGCCCCCCGTCACGAAGCGCATCGAGCACGGACGACGCCTCGGCGCGGAGCGTGTTGACGCGGAAGCCGGTTGCCTGCGGCGCAGCAAAGCTTGCCGCCACGGCGTCGTAGTGCTCGGGCGGCACGATAGTGCGCAGGCGGTCGAGGAAGGCGTCGGGAAGCACGGATGTTCGCGGGACGATGTTTGATTTTTGATTCGCCGTTGTTTGCAGCGCCCACATCGAAAATCGCCAATCCCACACCGGAAATCGCGCCTTCGCAGAGTCCGTATACTTGTTCCGTTCCACCGCCTCCCCTCTGCCCCATGAATCCCGTCGGCGACGAGATCATCCGCTGTTCCTTCTGTGGGCGCGCCGCGCACGAGGTCGCCTCAATGGTGGCGGGGCCGGACGTCTACATCTGCGACCGCTGCATCGAGGACGCGCAGCGGATCGTGCAGGGCGAACTGCTGCCCTACACGGCACCCCCGCCGCGCCGCCCGAACCGCAACCGCCGTCTCACGCCGCGCGAGATCAAGACGGCGCTCGACGAGCACGTCGTCGGGCAAGAGCGGGCCAAGCGGGCGCTCTCCGTCGCGGTCTACAACCACTACAAGCGGCTCGAAGCGCACGACTACCTCCTTGACTTCGAGGACGTGGAGTTGGAGAAGTCGAACATCCTGTTGCTCGGGCCCACGGGCACCGGCAAGACGCTACTAGCGCGCACGCTCGCGCGCATCCTCGACGTGCCGCTCGCCGTCACCGACGCCACCGCACTCACCGAAGCGGGCTACGTCGGCGAGGACGTCGAGTCGATCCTGAGCCACCTCCTGCAAGCCGCCGACTTCAACATCGAGCGGGCCGAGCGTGGCATCATCTACCTCGACGAGATCGACAAGATCACGCGCAAGGGCGACAACGCCTCCATCACGCGCGACGTGTCGGGCGAGGGCGTCCAGCAGGCGCTGCTCAAGATGCTCGAAGGCACCATCGCCGGCGTGCCGCCGAAGGGCGGGCGCAAGCACCCCGAGCAGAACCTCGTCTCGTTCGACACGACCAATGTGCTCTTCGTCTGCGGCGGCGCGTTTGAGGGCCTCGGCGAGATCGTCCTGCGGCGGCTCGCGAAAGCGCCGATCGGCTTCTACGTCGAGCCCGGCACGAACGGCGTGCAACCCGGCGCGCTCGACAAGAACGACCCCGCGCTGCTGAGCTACGTCGAGCCCGACGACCTCGTCCACTACGGCCTCATCCCCGAACTCGTCGGGCGGATGCCGGTGATGACCGCGCTCGACCAACTGACGCCCACCGAGCTGCGACGCATCCTGACCGAGCCGAAAAGCGCGCTCGTGAAGCAGTATCGTAAGCTCTTCGCGATGGACGGCGTGGACCTCTTCTTCGACGACGAAGCGCTCGACGCCGTCGTGACGCGGGCACTCGACCGGGGCACCGGCGCACGCGGCCTCCGCGCCGTGCTCGAAGACACGCTCCTCGACGTGATGTTCGACGCGCCCGGCATGCACGGCGTGGCGTCGTGCCGCATCACCCGCCGGGTGGTCATCGGCGACGCCACGCCGGTCTACGAAGAGCGCAAGGCCAGCGCGTAGGGAGGCCCTACCTCTCTTTCCGGAGGACGACCTGCTCGGTACCGGCCCGCTCCACCGCTGCGAAGAACGCCCGCACGTCGTCGTAGGCTGACGCGGGCAGCTCACGCGCGCGAATCTCCAGGGTCCGCATGAAGCGCAGCGCGCCATCGTCGCTCAGGTCCGCGCGCGTCTCGAAGCGCCCGAACTCTGTGTCGAGCGCGACCGGCTCGGGAAGCACCTCGATCCCGTAGCCTTCGGGAAGCTGAAGTGTGACCTCGTCCGTGTCGAGGTAGGGGTGGGCGAAGCGGATAGGATGCAGGCGCTGCTCCGTCTCCGACGGGACGCTTGGCGTGTGGAGCAGTCGGCTCGGCTGGACGAAGAGGCGGCTGCCCATGCTGGACGCAAAGCGCGGCACGTCGAGGCTGGCCGTGAGCTGCAAGGTGTCGGAGCGCGTGTCGACGCGGCTGAAGTCGGGCGCCGAGAGGTCGCCGCCCTGGGCCGCCTGTTCGTAGAGCCAGTCGAGGCGGTCTTGCGGCGAGGCCTGCCAGAGCGCGCCGCGCGCACGGTCGACCTGCGCGCCGGTGTAGGTGTAGCGCAGCGTGCCCGACACGCGCCCGCTAGGAGCGAGCGTGAGGGCGAGGTGGCGGTCTTCTCGGTTCTCGGCGGCTGTGCTCGCGGGCGTCCGCACGAGTCGCCCCCCTGACGGCGTCACCACGAGCGCGTGCCGGTCCTCGTTGCTCGCGCCGATATGGCCGAAGGCCATCCGCGTGCTGGTCGCTTCGAGCCAGAGTGGCGGCTCGGTCCCAGGCAGCGGCTCGGCCCCCAGCGGCGACTCGTCCTCGGGCGTCGCAGCGTCGTCCATGGGGATGTAGAGGACGACGTGGTTGAACTCGTTGTAGGGAA harbors:
- the clpX gene encoding ATP-dependent Clp protease ATP-binding subunit ClpX, giving the protein MNPVGDEIIRCSFCGRAAHEVASMVAGPDVYICDRCIEDAQRIVQGELLPYTAPPPRRPNRNRRLTPREIKTALDEHVVGQERAKRALSVAVYNHYKRLEAHDYLLDFEDVELEKSNILLLGPTGTGKTLLARTLARILDVPLAVTDATALTEAGYVGEDVESILSHLLQAADFNIERAERGIIYLDEIDKITRKGDNASITRDVSGEGVQQALLKMLEGTIAGVPPKGGRKHPEQNLVSFDTTNVLFVCGGAFEGLGEIVLRRLAKAPIGFYVEPGTNGVQPGALDKNDPALLSYVEPDDLVHYGLIPELVGRMPVMTALDQLTPTELRRILTEPKSALVKQYRKLFAMDGVDLFFDDEALDAVVTRALDRGTGARGLRAVLEDTLLDVMFDAPGMHGVASCRITRRVVIGDATPVYEERKASA
- a CDS encoding RsmB/NOP family class I SAM-dependent RNA methyltransferase; the encoded protein is MLPDAFLDRLRTIVPPEHYDAVAASFAAPQATGFRVNTLRAEASSVLDALRDGGLHPHAADGIPGGFWVEAAERAALLDGTPYAEGHVYVQNLASQLPPLVLDPQPGETVLDLCAAPGSKTRQLATLMQDEGRIVAVEVVRKRYYKLRDNLAQQGSTLAEPVCANGAGFWHRSPEAFDRVLLDAPCSTEGRFRTDTPETTRYWSRRKIKEMRSKQQKLLFSGIQALRPGGTLVYSTCTFAPEENEAVLAKALRTFGDAIELLPVTLDGEALALPNTQPTLSEWNGRAFPDEVGAAVRVLPSATMEAFFVAKLTKHASTLRG